TCGGGTGATGAGCACGGATGGCGGCGTGGGGGCGGTGCGATGAACATCACCGAGGTCTGCATCAAGAAACCCGTCTTCGCCTGGATGTTGATGGCGGCCACCATCACCTTCGGCCTGGTGGCGGCGCAGCGCATCGGCATCAGCCAGTTTCCGGATGTGGACTACCCCGTCATCAGCATCGGCGTGACGTGGGAGGGCGCTTCGCCCGAGGCGGTGGAGAGCGACATCATCGAGCCGCTGGAGGAGGCGGTGATGCAGGTGGAGGGCGTCAAGTCCATCACCTCCAGCGCGCGGCAGTCGAGCGGCTCCATCACGGTGGAGCTGGACCTGGCGCGCAACGTGGATCTGTCGTTGCAGGACGTGCAGGCCAAGGTGAGCCAGGCCCAGCGCCGGCTGCCCGAGGACATGGATCCGCCGGTCGTCTCCAAGAGCAACCCCGAGGATCAGCCCATCATGACGGTGGGCGTGTCCGGCCCCTTCTCCCCGCAGTACCTCTCCGACTTCGCCCGCTACCGGCTCAAGGAGCTGTTGCAGACGGTGCCCGGGGTGGGGGAGGTGGCGCTCAACAGCTCGCTGGAGCGCAACGTGCGCATCTGGGTGGACGCGGCGAAGCTGGACGCGCGGGGGCTCACTGTCGCGGACGTACTCGCCGCGCTGCAACGCGAGCACGTGGAGCTGCCCGCCGGACGCATCGAGGCGGAGGGCCGGGAGATCAACGTGCGCGTGATGGGCGAGGCGTTGGATCTGGAGACGCTGCGCCATCTCGTGGTGCGCGAGGCCGAGGGGGCTCCCGTCTACCTGTCCGACGTGGCGCTGGTGGAGGACGGCTTCGAGGACCAGCGCCGCCTGGCGCGCGTCAACGGCGAGCCCGCGCAGGGCTTGGGCATCAAGAAGCAGCGCGGCGCCAACGCCGTCGCGGTGGCCCAGGGCGTGCGCGAGAAGATGGCGCAGATCCAGGCGGATGCCCCCGAGGGACTGGAGGTGAGCGTCAACTTCGACTCCACCCAGTTCATCGAGGAGAGCGTGCATGAAATCGAGTTCGAGCTGCTGCTCGCGTGCATCCTGACGGCGCTGGTGTGCTGGGCGTTCCTCGGCTCGCTCTCGAGCACCTTCAACGTCATCCTCGCCATTCCCATGTCGCTCCTGGGCACGGTGGCGGTCATCTACTTCCTGGGCTTCACGCTCAACACCTTCACGCTCTTGGGGCTGTCGCTGGCGGTGGGCATCGTGGTGGATGACGCCATCATGGTAATGGAGAACATCTTCCGGCACGCGGAGGAGGGCGCGGACCGGGTGCGCGCCGCGCGCGAGGGCACGCACGAGATCACCTTCGCGGCCCTGGCGGCCACGCTGGCGGTGGTGGCCATCTTCCTGCCCGTCATCTTCATGAAGGGCATCATCGGCAAGTTCTTCCTCCAGTTCGGCGTCACGCTGTGCGTGGCGGTGCTGCTGTCGTACGTGGAGGCCATCACCCTGGCGCCGGCGCGCTGCGCGCAGCTGCTCAAGACGGGGCGCGAGGGGCGTGGCCGGGTGGGGCTCGCCGTGGATCGTGCCTTCGAGTGGCTGGAGCGGCGCTATGGGGGGGTGCTCGCGCGCGCGCTGCGCCACCCCTGGTGGGTGCTGGGAGGAGCGGTGGTGTTGCTGGCCGTCTCCGGGTTCGCCTTCAAGACGCTGTCGAGCGAGTTCGTGCCCTCGCAGGATCAGAGCCGGTTGATGGTGCGGATGCAGACGCCGGTGGGCAGCACGCTGGAGGAGAGCAACCGGCTGTTCCAGAAGGCCGAGGCCTTCCTGCTCGGGCGGCCCGAGGTGGCGCGGCTCTACGCGGTGGTGGGCGGTGGCGGCGGGGTGAGCAGCGTCAATGGCGGCATGCTCAACGTCACCCTGGTTCCGCCCGAGCAGCGCATGAGCCAGGCCGAGTTCCAGCAGGTGCTGCGCAAGGAGCTCAATTCCTATCCGGGCCTGCGCGCGGTGGTTATGGACCTGTCGCAGAGTGGCTTCACCGCCTCGCGCGGCTTCCCGGTGGAGTTCAGCGTGCGCGGCGCGGACTGGGAGCGGCTCATCGAGGCGAGCACGCAGATGCGCGAGCAACTCCAGGCGAGCGGCAAGGTGGTGGACGTGGACACCGACTACCAGATTGGCATGCCCGAGCTGCGCATCACCCCGGATCGGGCGCGCGCCGCGGATCTGGGGGTGTCCATGGAGGCGGTGGGCAGCACGCTCAACTCGCTGGTGGGCGGGGTGCGCGTGGGCAAGTACAGCACGGGCGGGCGGCGCATCGACGTGCGCATGCGCCTGCTCAAGGATCAGCGCGCGCGGCCGGAGGACTTGTCACTGCTCAAGGTGCGCACCCAGTCGGGTGAACTGGTGCCGTTGTCGTCGCTGGTGGCGCAAGAGGAGCGCCCGGCGCTGCAGGCCATCACCCGGAGGGATCGCGAGCGCGCCATCAGCATCTTCGCCAACGTGGCCCCGGGCGCCACGCAGCAGGAAGCGATGGACACGGTGGAGCGCCTGGCGCGGGAGCTGCCCGGAGGCACGCGCGTGGTGTTCGGCGGCTCGAGCGTGGCCTTCCAGGAGTCCATCAGCAGCCTGCTCTTCGCGCTCGTGCTGGGGATTCTGGTGGCCTACATGGTGCTCGCCTCGCAGTTCAACTCGTTCCTGCACCCGGTGACGGTGCTCACCATCCTCCCGCTGTCCATCGCCGGAGCGGCCTTCGCGATGGCGGCCACGGGCACGACGCTCAACATCTTCAGCATGATCGGCCTGCTGTTGCTCATGGGCATCGTGAAGAAGAACTCCATCATCCTGGTGGACTACGCGCTGTTGCAGCGTGAGCAGGGCGCGGACGCGACCGAGGCCATGCTGCGCGCGGGGCCGGTGCGCCTGCGGCCCATCCTCATGACGACGCTGGCCACGATGATGGCGGCGGTGCCGGCGGCGCTGGCGCTGGGCGCGGGCAGCGAGACGCGTGCCCCCATGTCGGTGGCGGTGCTCGGAGGCCTGTCGTTGTCCACGGTGCTCAGCCTGCTCGTGGTGCCTGCCTTCTACGTGGTGGCGGACCGGATGAAGACGCGGCTGGCGCGGCGCTTGGGCGGCTCCTCCGGGGACGCACCTGTCGCCGAGGGAGACAAGCCCGGACTCGCCGGGCCCTGAGGGTGTTGGTGCGCCCGGCACGCCTGGCCCTGGTTTCGCTCCTGCTCCTGGCGGGTTGCGCCACGGGCGCGATTGGTGGCTCCGGCGGCGTGGCTGGGGAGGTGTCCACCTGTGCCACCCAGGCTCTTGCCCCGGGTTGGCCCGACCTCTCCTCTGGCGATTCCCAGGCGCTCCTGGAGCCCTTCCTCTCCTGTGCCTCGCCCGGCGACTTCCTCGCCTTGCAGCGGCGCGTGGACATGCCCCGGCTGGTGGCGCGGTTGGATCCATGGAGCGCCGTGCGGCTCGGGGCGCTGGGGCCGGTGTGCGAGGAGGCGTCTGGCCCGCTCAACCGCCAGCGCACCGTCTTCCTGCTCCAATCGCTGGAGCACTACGGCGCCGCCAATACCGAGGTGCTCGCCCACTTCGTCCTCGACTCCTGCCATGACGATGATCTGAAGGACATCCTCCGCCTGCTCGCCCAGGACAAGCGGCTCACGGAGCTGCTCGAGCAACTGCCTTCCCTGGACCCGGCGCTGAAGGCTCGTGGCATCGAGCCTTCGTCTCATCCCGAGCGTGACTTCCAATGGAGTGACGTAGGCCGAGGCCTGTCCCGCGCGGCGAAGGACGCGCTGTCCACCAGCTCCGTGGTGAACGGCGCCCAATCCACGCTCATGGCGTTGCAGGCGCTCAAGGCCCAACTGCCGCCGCCCTACCAGCGGGCGCTCGACGCGGTGGAGCACGAGCAACTCGAGCAGCGATTCTCGACGGGCTCCGTGGCGGTGGGCGTCGTGGACCACATGACCTTCGGCGTGCCACTGGGTTTCTACGGCCTGGTGGCCGGGACGGGCCAGGGGGCGCACTCGCTGGTGCGGGGCAGGTACGAGCAGGCCGTGCGCGAGCTGGCGCCCGCGGCCTTGCTGGTGGCGCTCTACGCGGGCGGGAAGGGCGCGGCCTGGCTCTCCGAGGGCCGAGGCGTCCCGGGAGTAGGGACGCGGGTGTTGAGTGGACTGGAGGTGGTGGAGTCGCGGGTGAAGGGCCTCCAGGACATGGCGCGGCGGGGGCGGGAGCTGTTGGGCGAGGAGGGGATGCGAGAGCTGGCCGGATACATCCGCGCCAGGAGGGAAGCGGGACGCCTGGTGGCGGTGGGGGGGGTGGATGCGGCCCTGGCGTTGCACGAGACGCGGGGGAACGTCGCCAAGGCCCAGGCGATGCTGTCCAGGGCCCACCCCGAGGCCACGGGCTCCTCGACGGGAAGAGGCGGCACGAAAGGCGCCTCCGCGGCGAATGAAGCCGCACGCCCCTCGCTGAAACAGGGCGGCGTCATGGAGCACCCCGCCACCCTGGCCGCCTGGGTGGATGAGCGGGCGGGCCTCACCCGGGAGGTGGTGCAAGCCAAGCTCGCGGCGGCGGAACTCGAAGCCTCGAGCCCGCGACTGCCCAGGGACGTGGCGGTGCTGGAGAAGCAGCGTCCCTCGCTCGATGCCTCGCCGCCCGAGGCCCAGGGCAATCCACGCTGGAGCGAGTACGTCGCCTACTACGAGAGGCGCCTGGCGGAAATAAAGGAGGGCAAGGCCTCCAAGGGTCCTCTGCGCTGGGAGGCCTACGAGCGGCTGTGGGGGTGGTTCACCCGGGGGCTGGCCTTCGAGCGCACCATGGTGGAGCGGCTGAAGGCAGATGCGGCTCTGCCCCGGGCTCAGCGCCGCTTCCTGGGCGATTTTGACAAACCTCGCATCGAAACCTATGTGGGCGTGAGAAAGCCGGACACGGGCCTGCGCTTCGTGGATGTGCTCATCATTGAAGAGGGTGAATTCGCTGGGCGGCAACCTCGTGTCGAGACGTTGAGCTTCAAGAGTCGAGACTTCTCGGGGCTGGAATTCAATGCCTTGAAAGCTCAGTTGATTGAAGATGCAAGGGAAGCCCTGTGGAAGTATGGTGAGACACTGGATATCCGTCGAGACTCCCTCCAGCCCATCCTCCGGCAGGGCCGCGAGGTGTCGGTTTCAAGGATTCGTCTCGTCTACGAAGGCGGTGGGCTCATGCCCAGGGGTCCAAGCCTATTGGACGAGGCTGTGCACGAGACCACGGCAAAAATTCCTGAGGTGGAGGTGCTGATTCAATGAAATCGCTGAGCGTGCATGATTTGAAACCGGAGGATAGTCTATGGTTCGACTTCAAAGGTGACGTGGATCCTCAAGCCGCACAGGAGAATGAGTTGGAGCCCTTTCTTCAGGCGTTCGAGGCATACGCGGATGGATGGATGCCGAACGTCGTCAAGGGTAAGCGAAAACGCAAGTACTCTCGTACTTCATTCTGGCAGGCGTTGGAGGAGGGGCACGATGGAAATAGCTCGGACCTTGGACTCTACCGGACGGAGTTGCCCGCACTGGATGGTTATTTGGGGCTAAAGCACCCGCCGCGCCTTCCCCAACTGCACATCCTCATCAACGTGAAACCGCTCTCCTTTTTCGCGGAGGCGGAACGCTGCCGGAAGTTCGTGGAAATGGTGCGCGCCTGGGCCTCCCGCTACCCGGTCAATCATGCCAAGGCCCATAGCTCCGATGACTTGAACCTGTCGGGCTCTCCCAATTTTGGCCGCGATGACGAGATTCAAAGAAGAGATGGGTTCGACAAAATCTACGAGGTGTTCTGGCTCAACGTTTTCGGCCCCAAGCTGGTGCAGTCCGTCGGCCGTGAGCGCGTGCTGTCCACGCCCGCCTGGAGGGTGGAGGAACTTCCCAATGGCTGCGTCCTCCTGGTGACGTGGCCTACCGCCGCGGACTTCGCCAGTGACGAGGCACGCCTCGCCCAGGCCCGTGCTCACGCCCACCTTCGGCCGGACCTGGACTTCGACACCGTATTGCGCACCCTGCGCGAGCGCAGCGCCCTGCTCGCGCCCGTGGAGCCCCGCTTCCACCCGGACCTCGCGCCGCTGCTCTCCCGCGTGGTGGACGATGTCGCCAGCTACGAACGCCAACGGAAGGTGGCCGAATTCAACGCCTGGCAGCCGCCCGAGCCCGAGGAGTGGGCTCCGGCCACCTCCGCCTTGCCCTCGGACGTGGACGACCCGGAAGCGGCGCGCGAGCACTACGACACCCTCGCCGAACACCTCGTGGCCCTGCTGCACACAAAGGCGCCCTCCGTCTTCAATGCGACGCCCGAGTCGCTCACGGACGCCGACTTCCACTTCTGGCACGAGGACTTCCCGACGCGCTATCTACCGGAGGTCATCGAGCGATACGCGATCCCCGCGGTGGGCGCCTACCTGGGCGAGGTCCTGGTGCGCCACCTCGGCGGCCAGTGGATCCCGCGCCGCAAACTCGAGGAGGCCCAGGTGCGCGTGGGCAGCCGCGTCTGGTTTCCCTTCGTCCGGGCACGCCACTACATGCGCTCGCGCCAGTCGCTCCTGGACCACTCCCTCACCTGGCTGTACCGCGTGGCCGAGCGGCACCGTTCCTGACTCCTCACCGCGGGGGATTCTTGTTGCCCAGCCACCGGCTCACGCGCACCTTGCCGAAGCGCTTGCCGAACAGGAACCAGGTGAAGGTGGCCCCGAAGAGCCCCGCCGACAGGGCGAGCCCCAACAGGCCCAGCACGGGCAGGCCGTGGAACTGCCAGGGCCCCGTCTGCGCGAAGGAGATGAACACCCCCACGATGGTGCCGCACGCGCACAGGCCCAGGAACATCACCAGCGCCGCGCTGCGCAGGCTGTCGTTGAGCCGATCGAACTGCTCGGCCCGCACCGTCACGCTGAACTTCCCCGACTCCAGATCCAGCAGGATCTGCGACAGCTGCGTGGGCAGGTCCGCCGCCATCGACTGGAAGCGCAGCAGGGTGCGCATCAGTCCGCCCTGCAACTGGCTCGGATCATACCGGTCCGCGAGCAGCTCCTTGGCGTAGGGCATCGCCACCTCGAGCACGTTCATGTCCGGGTGGAGGCTGCGCAGCATGCCCTCGGTGGACACCGAGGCGCGGCCGAGCAGGGCGTACTCCTTGGGCACGCGGATGTGGTAGCGCACCGCCAGGTCCAACAGGTCGCGCATGAGGCTGCGCGAGTCCACCTCGCCCAGCGTTGTCGTGAGGTACTTGCCGAGCAACGTCTCGATGTCGTTGCGGAAGCCCATCAGGTTGGCGCGCGAGTCCGGCGCGCCCACGCGGTAGAGGATGCGCGCCACCGAGTCGCTGTCCTTGAGTGCCACCGCCATCACCAGCATGACGAGCGTCTCCTGCATGACGCGCGTGAGCCGGCCCACCACGCCGAAGTCCAGCAGCGCCAGCCGGTTGCCCTCCAGCACGAGCAGGTTGCCCGGGTGCGGATCCCCATGGAACAGCCCGTCCTCGAAGAGCTGCCGGAAGCTCGTGTCGAGGATGTGGCCGGCCACCTCGCGCCGGTCCTCGGGTGAGAGCTGCGCCTGGCTCACCTTCACGCCCCGGACGAACTCCATCGTCAGCACCGTGCGGCTGCTGAGCGCCTCGTACACGCGCGGAATCGTCATGTACGGCCGGTTGCGGTGGTTCTCGAGGAAGGCGCGGATGTTGGCCGCCTCGTGCACGAAGTCCAGCTCCTCGTGGATGGCCCGGTCGAACTCGTCGATGATGCCCGTGGGGGAGTAGAGGCTCGTCTCCTCCACCACGGCCTCCAGCAGCCGCGCGAGCGAGCGCAACACGGCCAGGTCCGAGTCGATCTGCTCGGCGATGCCCGGCCGCTGCACCTTCACCACCACCTCGTCGCCCTCGAGCGTCACCGCGCGGTGCACCTGGGCGATGGACGCCGCGGCCAGGGGCCTGGGATCGATCTCCCGGAAGAGCTCCGAGGCGTCGCTGCCGAGCGACTCGCGGATGCGCGCATACACCTGCTCCAGGGGGAAGGGCTCCACGTGATCCTGCAGCGTGGCCAGCTCCTCGACGTACTCGCCAGGCAGCAGGTCCGCGCGCGTGGAGAGCACCTGCCCGAGCTTCACGAACGAGGGGCCCAGGTCATTGAGGAGCATCCGGAAGCGCCGCGCGGTGCTGGCGCGCTGGGTCTCGGCGGAGACCTCCACCTTCTCGCGGCGCCCGAGCATGCGCCACACCCCGGCCCGTTCGAACCACTCGCCGAAGCCGTGGCGCGCTGCGATGACCCCAATCTGCCGGAGGCGGTTCAAGTCCTGGAAGAGCACGGTGGGCGGCACCTTTCCACGGGCCCGGGCGCCCGGCAAACCCCAAGAATTTCAGGGTGCGTCCGTTCTCGGGTCTGGCGCGGGCTCGGGCGCGGGGAGGACCGGGGAGAAGCGCAGCAGCAGGTAGCCCACCACCGCGGACAACAGAGAGCCCAGCAGGATGCCCAGCTTCGCCTCCGCCAGCAGCCGCGGCTCGTTCGCGAACGCCAGCCCCGCGACGAACAGCGCCACCGTGAAGCCGATGCCCGCCACCACCGCCACCCCATGCAACTGTCCAAGCCGCGCCCGGCCCGGCATCTCCGCGAACCCCGCCTTCACGCTCGCCCAGGTGAACAGGAAGATTCCCGTCTGCTTGCCCACGAAGAGGCCGGCCATCACCCCCAGGGGCAGGGGCGCGAGCAGATCCGCCAGGTGCATGCCACGCACGGAGATGCCGGAGTTGGCCAGGGCGAACAGGGGGACGATTCCATAGCCCACCCAGCCGTGCCACAGGTGCACGAAGCGGGTGAGCGGCGGCTCGATGTCCTCCAGCCGCTCCTCGATGTACAGCAACTGGCTGGAGCGCACCTCCTCGTCCTCGGGCTCGTTGAGGAGCCGATCGACGAACCCGTGCAGCTCCTGCAGCACCTCCCGGCCGCGGCGCGTGGGGCGCGCGGGAATCATCATGCCGGTGATCACCCCCGAGATGGTGGCGTGCACGCCGCCATGGTGCAGGGCGTACC
Above is a window of Cystobacter fuscus DNA encoding:
- a CDS encoding ABC1 kinase family protein, translating into MLFQDLNRLRQIGVIAARHGFGEWFERAGVWRMLGRREKVEVSAETQRASTARRFRMLLNDLGPSFVKLGQVLSTRADLLPGEYVEELATLQDHVEPFPLEQVYARIRESLGSDASELFREIDPRPLAAASIAQVHRAVTLEGDEVVVKVQRPGIAEQIDSDLAVLRSLARLLEAVVEETSLYSPTGIIDEFDRAIHEELDFVHEAANIRAFLENHRNRPYMTIPRVYEALSSRTVLTMEFVRGVKVSQAQLSPEDRREVAGHILDTSFRQLFEDGLFHGDPHPGNLLVLEGNRLALLDFGVVGRLTRVMQETLVMLVMAVALKDSDSVARILYRVGAPDSRANLMGFRNDIETLLGKYLTTTLGEVDSRSLMRDLLDLAVRYHIRVPKEYALLGRASVSTEGMLRSLHPDMNVLEVAMPYAKELLADRYDPSQLQGGLMRTLLRFQSMAADLPTQLSQILLDLESGKFSVTVRAEQFDRLNDSLRSAALVMFLGLCACGTIVGVFISFAQTGPWQFHGLPVLGLLGLALSAGLFGATFTWFLFGKRFGKVRVSRWLGNKNPPR
- a CDS encoding efflux RND transporter permease subunit → MNITEVCIKKPVFAWMLMAATITFGLVAAQRIGISQFPDVDYPVISIGVTWEGASPEAVESDIIEPLEEAVMQVEGVKSITSSARQSSGSITVELDLARNVDLSLQDVQAKVSQAQRRLPEDMDPPVVSKSNPEDQPIMTVGVSGPFSPQYLSDFARYRLKELLQTVPGVGEVALNSSLERNVRIWVDAAKLDARGLTVADVLAALQREHVELPAGRIEAEGREINVRVMGEALDLETLRHLVVREAEGAPVYLSDVALVEDGFEDQRRLARVNGEPAQGLGIKKQRGANAVAVAQGVREKMAQIQADAPEGLEVSVNFDSTQFIEESVHEIEFELLLACILTALVCWAFLGSLSSTFNVILAIPMSLLGTVAVIYFLGFTLNTFTLLGLSLAVGIVVDDAIMVMENIFRHAEEGADRVRAAREGTHEITFAALAATLAVVAIFLPVIFMKGIIGKFFLQFGVTLCVAVLLSYVEAITLAPARCAQLLKTGREGRGRVGLAVDRAFEWLERRYGGVLARALRHPWWVLGGAVVLLAVSGFAFKTLSSEFVPSQDQSRLMVRMQTPVGSTLEESNRLFQKAEAFLLGRPEVARLYAVVGGGGGVSSVNGGMLNVTLVPPEQRMSQAEFQQVLRKELNSYPGLRAVVMDLSQSGFTASRGFPVEFSVRGADWERLIEASTQMREQLQASGKVVDVDTDYQIGMPELRITPDRARAADLGVSMEAVGSTLNSLVGGVRVGKYSTGGRRIDVRMRLLKDQRARPEDLSLLKVRTQSGELVPLSSLVAQEERPALQAITRRDRERAISIFANVAPGATQQEAMDTVERLARELPGGTRVVFGGSSVAFQESISSLLFALVLGILVAYMVLASQFNSFLHPVTVLTILPLSIAGAAFAMAATGTTLNIFSMIGLLLLMGIVKKNSIILVDYALLQREQGADATEAMLRAGPVRLRPILMTTLATMMAAVPAALALGAGSETRAPMSVAVLGGLSLSTVLSLLVVPAFYVVADRMKTRLARRLGGSSGDAPVAEGDKPGLAGP